The Syntrophales bacterium genomic interval GTCTTCACGACTGAGAAATCTTAGATTTCTCCCTGCGGTCGAAATGACATTTCTTGATTGACACGACAGTAGTTTACTGCGGGCATATTGAAGCTCCCCGCAACAAGTTGCGGGGAAACTCCGACTTCCAAGTAACTTAAATTTGCAAATGCGCTATAAGTTGTTAATATTTACCAGAAATAACGAATTTGCTAAAAACATAAGTTACTTCCAATTATAATGCCGTAAAACGGCATGGTGGAGCTGTTAAGGAAAATGTTTATTTTTATTCGCTCGCTAACCCCGCCGCAAGCAGCGGGGAAGGCACTCGCTGTTCAGTTCAAACTTTTTGGAGGATATAAATGAAAATAAAGGCAGAAAGTAAAAGCAGAAAAACCTTTTTTGCGGTTTTACTGGTTTTTCTAATGGGGGTTTTTGTTGTTTCCATGGTCGGAACTGTACGGTTTTCGCCAGTATTTAAAGGAACTTACGTGGATGATGCGCTTGCAGCTTCGGTGGCAGAAGCTATAAGGCCACCCGACTCCTTTGCTGATTTGGCCGAGAAGCTAAAACCTGCTGTGGTTAATATCAGCACTACAAAGGTTATCAAGAGTGGTGCCATGCAGAAATTTATGTCTCCTTTCGGAGAGGAATTTCCTTTTGATAGGTTTTTCGGGGGAGACGAATTTTTCAAGAAGTTTTTTGGAGACATCCCGGAGAAGGAATTTAAACAGAAGAGTCTCGGATCCGGTTTTATAATCAGCAATGACGGCTATATATTTACGAATAATCATGTTGTTGAGAAAGCCGACAAGATAAAGGTAAAACTTTCCGATGGTAAGGAATACGATGCCGAAGTGAAAGGTAAAGATGCCAAGACCGATATAGCCCTGATAAAGATAAAACCGACAGGTAGCCTGCCTGTAGTTAGTTTTGGTGACTCAGACAACTTAAGGGTAGGCGACTGGGTTATTGCAATAGGAAATCCCTTCGGTCTTGAGCATACGGTGACCGCCGGGATTGTCAGTGCCAAGGGGCGGGTTATCGGTTCAGGTCCCTATGATAATTTTATCCAGACGGATGCCTCTATAAATCCTGGGAACAGCGGAGGCCCACTTTTTAATCTGCAAGGGAAGGTCGTGGGAATCAATACGGCAATGATTGCTCGTGGGCAGGGAATAGGTTTTGCCATACCCATAAATATGGCTAAAGGGATTTTGACCGACCTTAAAACGAAAGGGAAGGTCGTACGAGGATGGCTTGGGGTTTCCGTGCAGGAGATTACGGAAGATATTGCGAAAAACCTCGGGCTTAAAGATGCTAAAGGGGTCCTGGTGAATGATGTGTTCAAAGGGGACCCTGCAGACAGGGCAGGAGTAAAGACTGGCGATATTATACTTGAGGTTGGCGGGAAGAAGATAAAAGACACCCATGAGCTGTTGAGGATTGTAGCGACTCTTTCCGTTGGGAAAAAGGTTGAACTGAAGATTTTGAGCAACGGGAAAGAAAAAGTCCTGCAGATCGTGGTAGCGGAACGTGAAAAGAGCGAAAAATTGGCCAAAGCTGGAGAAATGAAGGAATATTTTGGAATGACGGTTCAGGAAATTACACCGGAGATTGCCGCCCACCTTGGTCTTTCCGAAGAAAACGGGGTCATCGTTACCCATGTGCAGGGAGAAAGCCCTGCAGATGATGGAGGGGTAAAACCGCAAGATATTATTCTGCAGGTAAACAAGGTTAAAATTTCTTCTATGGAGGATTATATAAAGGCCATTTCCCTAAAAGATGCAAAGGACAGCTGTATGCTTTTGATAAAACGGGGCAGGACGTCTTTCTTTGTTGTTATTCGTAAGTAACTACTCAGGCATGAGCAGTTACGAGGGACAGAGGCACAAAGAGAAAAGCAGAACAGTTTTATTGGTTCAATTGGTTTCATTCATTTTGTTAGTTAACTGATTTCAGTTAATAGAATAGATAGCCTTGCAGAGCTTTAGCCCTGCTACTTTGTGCCTTAAGCTATCGGCTAAAGCCGATAGCAGCCGTTTACTTTTATGAATACAAGTAAATATTTGTTGAATATTTATGAAACACTGGACAGGTATTTTGGGGACCTGTGCTGGTGGCCCGGTGAGACACCCTTCGAGATAATTGTCGGAGCGATACTGACCCAGAACACAAGCTGGGAGAATGTAAAAATTGCCATAAGTAACTTGAAATCAAAAGGATTTCTTTATCCTGAAAAACTTATTGATATAGAAGACGGTATTTTAGCGGGACTGATTAAATCTTCCGGCTATTATAATGTAAAGACAAAAAGGTTGAAGGCAT includes:
- a CDS encoding DegQ family serine endoprotease, which codes for MKIKAESKSRKTFFAVLLVFLMGVFVVSMVGTVRFSPVFKGTYVDDALAASVAEAIRPPDSFADLAEKLKPAVVNISTTKVIKSGAMQKFMSPFGEEFPFDRFFGGDEFFKKFFGDIPEKEFKQKSLGSGFIISNDGYIFTNNHVVEKADKIKVKLSDGKEYDAEVKGKDAKTDIALIKIKPTGSLPVVSFGDSDNLRVGDWVIAIGNPFGLEHTVTAGIVSAKGRVIGSGPYDNFIQTDASINPGNSGGPLFNLQGKVVGINTAMIARGQGIGFAIPINMAKGILTDLKTKGKVVRGWLGVSVQEITEDIAKNLGLKDAKGVLVNDVFKGDPADRAGVKTGDIILEVGGKKIKDTHELLRIVATLSVGKKVELKILSNGKEKVLQIVVAEREKSEKLAKAGEMKEYFGMTVQEITPEIAAHLGLSEENGVIVTHVQGESPADDGGVKPQDIILQVNKVKISSMEDYIKAISLKDAKDSCMLLIKRGRTSFFVVIRK